In Nerophis ophidion isolate RoL-2023_Sa linkage group LG03, RoL_Noph_v1.0, whole genome shotgun sequence, the following are encoded in one genomic region:
- the LOC133548821 gene encoding protein FAM163A-like, whose product MSAGTIVIAGGILAGVILLCIVAVLCYCRLQYYCCKKNDSEADAGSPPQADPLAHFPCNTCNALANDGAAITPVSLDQLDCGAASSSHRGNACRACSPYTRRAAIAAPEMLNGGERLGFHTYYENPAASLPQCSAPSLSYYAPADVFPPPRSYSTQV is encoded by the exons ATGTCAGCGGGAACAATCGTGATAGCAGGAGGAATTCTTGCGGGAGTGATACTGCTGTGCATCGTAGCAGTCCTCTGTTACTGTCGACTCCAG TATTACTGCTGTAAGAAGAATGACTCCGAGGCGGACGCGGGCTCGCCGCCTCAGGCCGACCCGCTCGCTCACTTCCCGTGCAACACGTGCAACGCGCTGGCCAACGACGGCGCCGCCATCACGCCCGTCTCCCTGGACCAGTTGGACTGCGGCGCCGCGTCCTCCTCCCACCGCGGCAACGCCTGCCGTGCGTGCTCGCCATACACGCGCCGCGCCGCTATCGCCGCCCCGGAAATGCTCAACGGGGGCGAGCGTCTGGGCTTCCATACTTACTACGAGAACCCGGCGGCGTCTTTGCCGCAGTGCTCCGCCCCCTCTTTGAGCTACTACGCCCCCGCTGACGTGTTCCCGCCGCCGCGCTCCTACAGCACCCAGGTGTGA